Genomic segment of Burkholderia pyrrocinia:
GGTGCGCATCCAAGTCGCCATCGCAAAATTTTCAAAGGAGGTGTCTCGTGGCCAATGTCGAGATCACCAATGTCAGAAAGAGTTATGGAAGCCAGTCGGTCATCGAAAGTGCCAACATTTCGATTCGGGACGGCGAATTTGTGGCGCTTGTCGGCGCATCCGGCAGCGGGAAATCGACGCTGTTGCGCATGATTGCCGGCCTGGAAAGCATCACGGATGGAAAGATCTTCATTGGAGAACGGTTGATCAACAATCTTCCGGCCAAAGATCGGGACATCGCCATGGTTTTTCAGAACTACGCGCTCTATCCTCATCTGAGCGTAGCGGAAAACATGGGGTTCAGCCTTCAAATTCGCGGAACGGCGAAGGACGAAATTAAAAAGGCAATCGGTGAAGCCGCGGAAATACTGGGGCTTACCCCATATCTGCATCGGCTTCCAAAACAATTGTCGGGCGGCCAACGTCAGCGCGTGGCGATGGGGCGTGCGATCGTCCGCAAACCCCAGGTGTTCCTGTTCGACGAGCCTCTATCGAACCTGGACGCGCAGCTACGGGTGCAAATGCGCCGGGAAGTCAAATCCCTCCAGCAGCGGCTCGGGACAACCTCGATCTATGTCACGCACGATCAGATTGAAGCGATGACGATGGCCGACCGGATCGTCCTGTTGAACCACGGTCATATTGAACAGGTGGGCGCCCCGCTCGACCTTTACGATCGCCCGGCGAATCTGTTTGTTGCCCGATTCATCGGCTCTCCCGCAATGAACCTGATGGAAGGATCGATCGTGCAACAGCAGGGGCAAACGTATGTCGACATTGATGATGGAATCGTCATCGCGCTCGGAAAGGACGTGCCGGTTGAATCCGGTACGAAAGTCGTTTGCGGCATCAGACCCGAGCATTTCAATATCGCCGAAGGAAAGAGTGCGCTAGGCATCGACGTTTCCACCGTTGAGGCAACCGGGGCAGAGTCGCATCTGCACGGGACAATCGGCCGGCACCCGGCCACCCTGATTCTTGGGGGGCGGAATCGTATCACGCATGGCGGCTCGATCCCGTTGACTGTCGCCGCCGAGGACATTCACGTTTTTGATCTGAAAACAGGTCGACGCTTCGATTTCGCACCGGGATGCAGAACATGAACAGTACTCTGGTGCAATCCATGACCGGGCGAGCCGGCAACGTCGGGCGCCTGGGTTTTTTCTCCGTCTGTACGGCTCATCCGGTAGTGATCGAGGCGGCGCTTCGGCACGCACTCGTTCACGACGTCGATGTGCTGATCGAGGCGACTTGCAATCAGGTAAACCAGGAGGGCGGTTATACGGGAATGACCCCCGCCGACTTCCGGCGGTTTGTCGCGCAAATCGCGGTAAGGGTCGGCTTCAATACGGAACGCCTGATCCTGGGCGGCGACCATTTGGGACCGACCCCGTGGAAGAAACTTTCGTCTGATGATGCGATGGCACGCGCCGAGTCGATGATTGCCGATTATGTGCACGCGGGGTTCCGCAAGTTACACATCGACGCCAGCATGGGCTGTCACGGAGAGCCTGAGATGCTATCGGACGAGGTCGTTGCTCAGCGTGCAGTGCGGCTTGTTCGCTCCGCAGAAGCCGCCGCTTCTCGGGAGACCCCGCCGCTATACGTGATTGGTACGGAGGTTCCGGTACCAGGCGGGGCGCTTGAGGTAATCGATCATCTTGAAGTAACGCGACCGTCCGCTGCGCAGCGGACGATCGACGTCCATCGTGCAGCATTTGAACAAGCGGGGCTCTCCGCGGCTTTCGATCGGGTAATCGGCGTAGTCGTCCAGCCCGGCGTCGAATTTGGCCACCAGAACGTCATCGTGTATCGCCCGGAGCGAGCACGTGATCTTGGCGCGTTGCTTTCAACGGGACACGGGTACGTCTTCGAGGCGCATTCGACAGATTATCAGCCGGCCGGCGCATTGGCCGAACTGGTTCGAGATGGATTCGCCATCCTGAAGGTCGGGCCGGGTCTTACCTTTGCCTACCGCGAAGCGCTCTATGGGCTCGACGCGATTGCGCAAGTGCTCGCTCCGGTGCCGGAATCGGAAACTTTGGCGGCGTCGATGGAACGCGTCATGGTAGCCAGGCCGGAACACTGGGAGAAGTACTATCACGGTACCGAGGATGAAATTCGCGTACAGCGCCACTTCAGTTACAGCGACCGTATCCGTTACTATTGGGCATTGCCGGAAGCGCAGGCGGCGGTGAACGCGCTGCTGGAACGTCTTGACGGCATGACGGTACCCGAGACGCTGGTCAGCCAATACCTGAGTGCGCTATATCCGGCCGTCCGGTCAGGTGCTATCCAGGCGACGCCCACGGTTTTGCTGGAATATGCGGTCAGCCAGGTATTCGAAACCTACCACAAAGCGGTGACTGGTCCCTAACGCGCGCCGGCATCGAATAGCGTGGTGAAGCCAGGGCTTGAAGCTTGCTATTGATGCTGTCTGTATATCGCGATGAGATATGAAAACGAACCGATTAGAGGCCATTAGGCACCATTTGTATTCGAACGGCGAAACCTCGATTCAGGCTCTTGCCGAAGGGGTTGGCGCATCCTTGGCGACTATCCGACGGGATCTTCAGATTCTTGAGGAGCAAGGCGTCATCGAACGTAGCCATGGAGGCGCGCGTATCTCGAAGGGAGTGGATACCGAGGTCGCATTCGAAGTCCGCGAAAATCAGCATCTGCGCGAAAAAAGGGCAATCGCGGCGGCGGCATATGACCTCTTGACGCCGAACAGCGCAGTGTTCCTCGATGCCGGAACGACTGTCCTGCAACTGGCTCACCTGCTACGGGTCAATCCAATCCCGTTGACCGTCGTGACAAACGGTCTGGTCGTTGCACACCGCTTGATGAATGTGCCGAAGGTGCGCGTCTCGCTCATAGGTGGACAACTGCGTAACGAGAATGCGTCGATGGTTGGTCCGGCGGCCGAGTTGGCGCTTGATCGACTGTGGCTGGATCAGTTGTTCCTGGGAGCCGGTGCAATTGGCGACGATCACAAAATCTACAGCATGGATTCCGCCGAAGCCAGCATCAACGAACATATGATCGAAAGAGCGGCGAGTACGATCGTTCTTGCCGATGCGAGCAAATTCAGTCGGCGCTCCACATTCCTGGTCGCAGAGCTGAATAGTCGAATGCGCGTGATTTCGGATTCGTCCTTGCCCGCGGAGGAACAGTCGAGGCTGAGGAAGGCGGGCATCAATTTAATCACCGTCGAGAGCACGGGAACAGATTCCGGCCATCGGGCGAGTGGTTCATGATGTCGGCCCCGGAGTTCGTGTTGGGGATTGATGCCGGGGGCACAAAGACGTTGCTGGCGATTGCCGACCGTTCAGGTGTAGTCCCTTTTGTTACCCAAGGGTCTACGCTTGATCCGAACGGCGGCCCTGTTTGGACCCGGGAAATCGCGCGTCTCGTCGATTCTGCTGCCCGTTATATGCCCCACGTATGCGCCGCGGCGGTGGGGCTCCCGTTCTTCGGGGAGGTGGAAACAATTTCTCAGGCACAACGCGACATGTGTGCCTGCCTGTTTCCCATGAACCACGAGGTCGT
This window contains:
- a CDS encoding ABC transporter ATP-binding protein → MANVEITNVRKSYGSQSVIESANISIRDGEFVALVGASGSGKSTLLRMIAGLESITDGKIFIGERLINNLPAKDRDIAMVFQNYALYPHLSVAENMGFSLQIRGTAKDEIKKAIGEAAEILGLTPYLHRLPKQLSGGQRQRVAMGRAIVRKPQVFLFDEPLSNLDAQLRVQMRREVKSLQQRLGTTSIYVTHDQIEAMTMADRIVLLNHGHIEQVGAPLDLYDRPANLFVARFIGSPAMNLMEGSIVQQQGQTYVDIDDGIVIALGKDVPVESGTKVVCGIRPEHFNIAEGKSALGIDVSTVEATGAESHLHGTIGRHPATLILGGRNRITHGGSIPLTVAAEDIHVFDLKTGRRFDFAPGCRT
- a CDS encoding DeoR/GlpR family DNA-binding transcription regulator, with translation MKTNRLEAIRHHLYSNGETSIQALAEGVGASLATIRRDLQILEEQGVIERSHGGARISKGVDTEVAFEVRENQHLREKRAIAAAAYDLLTPNSAVFLDAGTTVLQLAHLLRVNPIPLTVVTNGLVVAHRLMNVPKVRVSLIGGQLRNENASMVGPAAELALDRLWLDQLFLGAGAIGDDHKIYSMDSAEASINEHMIERAASTIVLADASKFSRRSTFLVAELNSRMRVISDSSLPAEEQSRLRKAGINLITVESTGTDSGHRASGS
- a CDS encoding D-tagatose-bisphosphate aldolase, class II, non-catalytic subunit; the protein is MNSTLVQSMTGRAGNVGRLGFFSVCTAHPVVIEAALRHALVHDVDVLIEATCNQVNQEGGYTGMTPADFRRFVAQIAVRVGFNTERLILGGDHLGPTPWKKLSSDDAMARAESMIADYVHAGFRKLHIDASMGCHGEPEMLSDEVVAQRAVRLVRSAEAAASRETPPLYVIGTEVPVPGGALEVIDHLEVTRPSAAQRTIDVHRAAFEQAGLSAAFDRVIGVVVQPGVEFGHQNVIVYRPERARDLGALLSTGHGYVFEAHSTDYQPAGALAELVRDGFAILKVGPGLTFAYREALYGLDAIAQVLAPVPESETLAASMERVMVARPEHWEKYYHGTEDEIRVQRHFSYSDRIRYYWALPEAQAAVNALLERLDGMTVPETLVSQYLSALYPAVRSGAIQATPTVLLEYAVSQVFETYHKAVTGP